The Bacillaceae bacterium IKA-2 DNA window GTAGTTGCGGTAACGTTTTATCAGACATATTTTCATAGCCTCCCTTCTAACCAGTTTCTTCTTCCCCTAGATAAGCTTTAATTACTTCTGGATTATTTTGAATTTCTTCAGGTGTTCCAAAACCAATTAACTTTCCAAAATCTAGTACTGCAATATGATCAGATAAATCCATAATAACTCCCATATCGTGTTCAATTAAAACAACTGTCATCCCTTTTATTTCATGCATATCAATAATATAACGAGCCATATCTTCTTTTTCAGTGCTGTTCATTCCTGCCATTGGTTCATCTAGTAAAATCATTTTGGGGTTAAGAGCTAATGCTCTTCCTACCTCTACTTGTTTCTGGCGACCGTATGGTAATGTTCCTACAGGAACGTTACGAATATCCTCCATTTCGAGAAATTCTATTACTTCCTCGACAGCACGTCGGTGTTCAACCTCTTCTTTTTGCGCTGATCCCCAATATAAACCACCTGCAACAAGTCCTGATTTCATCAAGATATGTCTACCAAGTTTAAGGTTATCTAGCACCGACATATGAGCAAATAGAGCAATATTTTGAAACGCTCGTGAAATTCCAAGCCCAGTACGATTATATGGTTTCATCGTCAAAATTTCTTTCCCTTGAAACTTAATTGAGCCATTGGTCGGTCGATATAGACCACTAATACAATTGAGCATACTCGTTTTCCCGGCACCATTTGGTCCGATTAGTGAGAAGATTTCACCTTCTTCAATTCGATAGCTGACATCATTTAGTGCCTTTACACCACCAAACTGTAAAGAAACATTTTCAACAGTCAAGATTGCCATCCACTCTCTCCCTCTCTTTTATGTAGATGTAAATGCTAATGTTATTATATAAATGAACAACCGCTCAAGTCAACATAATATTTTAAATTTTGTGAAAATTATTAATATTACAAACATGGTAGTGTTAAAAAACAGGTTTGTATGCTTTGTTAACTTTATACAACAGTAAAAAAATCCATATAATAACAAAAAAATAGCGCCGAATTGTTATCTAACTTTTTTACTTATTTTTTCACGATTTCACAATATGGTCACTTATTTAAGCTTAATTTACATTAAAACTAAATTATAATAACAATAAAGAAGTAGACATTATTATTTAGTAATTGATGTTTAGTTCAAATCAAATTTATAGGGGGGAATTTATATATGAAGAAGTCTTTACTTAGCTCACTTTTAGTATTTATACTTAGTCTTGGTTTAGTTGCATGTTCTAGTAATACTGCTACAGAACCCAATGAGCCAGAAAAACCAACTGAAACACCTGAGGTTGACACTGTAGGAGAAGTTAATGAACTTGACGTAGTTATTGACAAATTACTTAGTAACAATGCACTAGTACCACTAGGCGACATTCCCATTCCAGAAGGTAGCTCAATGGCATCAGAAAAGCTTGAGTTAGGACAAATTTTATATTTTGATCACCGTCTTTCAGGTAATGATGAAAGAAGTTGTATGACTTGTCATGTACCTGAAGTAGGTTATGGTGATGGTAGAGCAACTTTTGAAACATTTGATGGTGGAGATGGCCCTAGAAACTCACCAACTATTATCAACTCAGGATACTACACAACTAATTTCTGGGATGGTCGTGCTGCTTCTTTAGAAGAGCAAGCATTAGGACCGATCGAAGATCCAGGAGAAATGAATATGCCTTTAGAAGTTCTTATTCCCAAATTAAAAGCCATTGACGGTTATGAGGCTTTATTCCTTGCAGCTGGATTTGAAGATGGTATTACTGCAGAAAATATTGGTAAAGCGCTTGCTTCCTTTCAAAGACAGATTGTTATTAAAGACACTCCATACGATAAATTTCTACAAGGTGATCGTGATGCTCTAAGCGATGCTGAAGTTCGTGGTTTAGACTTATTTGCTGGAAAAGCAGCATGTATAAATTGTCACCAAGGTGAAAATTTATCAGATAACCAGTTTCATAATATTGGCATTGAAAGAACAGACAACCCTAAAAAAGAAGGCCGGATGGCAGTTACTGGATCTGCATCAGATGATGGTTCATACCGTACCACTGGATTATACGGACTTACTCATACTGCTCCTTATATGATTGATGGTAGCATCCGTACTCTTGAAGAAGTAATTGATTACTACGATCGTGGTGGTGATAATCATGCTAATAAGAGTGCGTTGATAGGAGAATTAGATTTATCAGATACTGAGAAAGCTGATCTACTAGCATTTTTACAGGTTTTAGGTGGCGAACCACCTATGTTCTCTAAACCAAGCCTTCCAGGTATTGAATAAATCTTTAAACAAAAAAAGTTAGTTGGGTATTATATCCAACTAACTTTTTTTGTTTACGTTTCCTCTTTTTAGTTAATAACTGAGAAAGGATATTTAAATGAATAAAAATCAACCTTTTTACTAAAAGCTGTTAGAAATTTTTAAAGAGGAGCAGATGAAATTGATTGAAATCAGTTGGATGATATTTATTATGATCATTTTAGCAAGCTATCGATTTACTCATTTAATTGTTTTTGACAAAATTACTGAGTTTATTCGTAAACCTTTTTTAAAGAAAAAAATGATCATTGAAGATGGCCATGCCAAAATAAAAAAAGCGCCTGATTCTAAGTTTGGTTATTTATTAAACTGTTATTGGTGTGCAGGTATTTGGAGCGCAATCTTTTTTGGACTCGGCTATATTCTTTATCCAAATTATTTTATTCCGGCAATATTTATTTTTGCGATTGCCGGTGCGCAAACAATTATTGAGACGTTTGTTGGTGTTGGAACAAAAACAATTCATGCATTAGATAAACATGGCAAAAATTAATGAATCAATTTTTTTAATTCATCAATGAGTTGCCGTGATCGTTTTGCATTTCCTTCTGCAAACTCTCTTAAGCGAAGTTTTAATTCTTCACTTTCATGAATTTTTTCAGCTGCTATTAAATATGTTCTCATCATTTCCTCTTCATGATTAAGCGAAGTTTGCAAAATTTCTTCTAATTCATCGATATCACTCATTTTTATCACCTCGGTTTTAAAATTCCCTCGCTCTCCTAAATCGATGCATTTTTTCTATTTTTGTGACGATTATCACCTCAACCAATTTAATTATCGTTTACACTAAGTACATAGAAATTAAATCACTTGTTACTCAAGGAGGAAAACAACATGAACCAAAATTCACCATGCTCTGCAGCCTTTGGAGACCCACAAAATATTAACTACTGCGCTCCATTAAAGCAACTTATTAATGAACATCCATCACTGCTAGCCAAATTGGCGGAGTTTAATGAAATGGTCGCAACCTTTGAAGTAGAAGATTCAACTAATGACTGGAATCAAGCGATTGATCAACTTCATGAAAAGGTAACTTTATTTATTTCCGAACTAGAGCCACACTCTAATCGTGAAGAAGAGGTTCTTTTTGAAATGATGGTCAAATATATGGGGCGCGAAGGTGGACCGATTGCAGTTATGGAGTATGAACATGCAACTGCAAAATTAAACTTAAAAGAATTTATTGATAAAGTAGCAGTTATAAAAGCTGAACAAAGCTCAGCATCCAAAGAAACAGCTTTAGAATTATTTAGACATATAAAAATTGTCTATTTAACATTAACTGAACATTTTATGAAAGAAGAAAGTATTCTTTTTCCAATGGCAGAACAAATGTTAAGTGCAGAAGAAAAACAAGAATTAGCCGATCAATTTGCAAAAATGCCCTAGAGGGTTTAAGAAGAATAAAAGACCAAGCAAATTTGCTTGGTCTTTTATTCTTCTTTGCATTGGGTTAATTGGATAATTTATCTACTTTAAAGGGAATTTTTCGGTATTGATCATATCTGTTTCCAAATTTAAATTTCAGATTAATTAATTAAAATTCCCCATTTACAGCATTCGTCAATTAGGAGTAAACTATTATTTACAATTAGTGTGTATTTAAAAGGGAGGATAGTCAAAGTCATGTTTTTTTCAGCAACTCTTCAAAGTCATAAATCAGATTTTAGAAAAGGCATTATAGCTGGTATTAGTATTGCACTAGGTTATTTGCCTGTTGCCCTAACATTTGGATTTATTGCAGAAACGACTGGACTCTCACTACTTGAAACAATTGGAATGAGTGCCTTTGTTTTTGCAGGTGCCGCACAATACATGTCGTTAAGTTTACTGGCAGTTGGAACAGGTGCATTGGAAATTATTTTTACAACGTTTATCATAAATATACGTCATTTATTAATGAGTACAGCGATTAGTGAAAAAGCCGAACAAGATCACCCTTTAATAAAAGCAATTTATGCCTTCGGTATAACTGATGAAGTATTTGCTGTCACCTCAACAAAAGAAGGCAAGTTGACAAGCTTATACATTGGCGGTGTCGCCCTTATTGCTTATTCAAGTTGGGTCATTAATTCAGGGATCGGCTATGTAATCGGCACGTCATTACCGCAAACATTGCAGCAAAGTATGTCTATAGCGTTATATGCTTTATTTATTGCCCTGTTAGTTCCATCGTTAAAAAAACACCGCAAAATCATTTTCCTTGCTGTTTTGGCGGCGATTCTTAATTCAATCTTAACACTCTTTATTCCTAGCGGATGGGCAATTATTATCGCAACTTTGGCTTCAGCAATTTTGATTGAATTTTTATATGATAAAAAACAAAATCCTTATGAGAACCAGCAATCTTCAAATAATAAAAATAAGGAGTCCAACTAATGATCTCTAATCCGATGCTAATAATTATTTTGGGGATGGCAATCGTTACATATATACCTAGAGTTCTTCCTCTCGTTACAATAAACGGAAAGGAAGTATCGCCAAAAGTAAAAGCCGTTTTGCAAAATGTTCCTTATGCAGCACTAGGAGCTTTAATTTTTCCTGGGATCTTATTTATTCAAGATGACATTTGGTTTGGAATAATTGGTGGCTTAACAGCATTCATCGTTGCTTTACTAGGAGCTAATATCATTATTGTTGTTATAAGTGCCATTACTGTTTTAACATTATATTCATTTTTAATATAAATTTGTTTTTGAGGTGCGTTTCATATTACAATAAGGTGATAAAGAAAATTTGTATACAGTGGTGACTTATGAATAACAACCAAATTCCAATTGATGTTAAATTTTTTTCAGAAAATAATTTTTCTGTCCCTATTTTATTACTCGATAACTTAAACCAAGTTTTAGAACATCATGTTGAAAAGATTTATGAAACCCTTTCTAAGACAGGTTATTTCAGTCATGATAATTCTGGTGTTATTGTCGACTCTTTTTATAAGGAGATCGGACAACTTGGAGACGATTCAGAACGAGATCGACTACAAATAATCGCAATGACTATTTTAATGGATAAGCTGTTACAAAAAGCTAATGATTATAATACATACCAATTTCGCCAAAACCGCTTTTTAGCTTTTTTTAATGAACTATTTCATTATGCTCACCCTGCCTTAAAGCGTGAGGTAGCAAAGGCGGATAGTTTTTATAATCAATTTTCAATTTTCTTGTTCAAACAAATTGGACATGTAGAACAAGGCTCACCATACGAAAAATTAATTGCTACTTGGTTACTAGCTGAACAAAGCGCATCTAAATTAACAGAACACGCTGAAAAGCTGGCAGATATTCAAGATAATGCTAACTTATTTTTAACCAAGCTTAGTAGCCTTCTGTATTTACAAGCAAATGATGGAGCTCATTCATTATCATTGCTAAAATCTTTGCAAACACCGATTCATCATAGTGAGTTAATTGACCATTTTTTAATCATGGAACAAAAACAAGATTATGTCATGATGAAGCATTGGTTTGATTTATTTTTTGTTTTTGAAAAACCGAAGCAAGGAACTATCCTTGGTAAACTTTACGAGGATATGTTAATTGAAACAGGTACAAGCGAAGAAAAAATAGCAATTGTTTGGAATAATTGGCTTAATCAACCTAATTTCAAAACATATAAATCAAGGGTTTCAAAAAGTACAGAAATAGAAAAACAAAAAGCTTTGCAGTTTATCCTACCAAAATTAAAAAGAGAGTTATATCGACCACAAACAGAAGCAACTTATTATCAAATAATCACAGAGGAAAAGCTTTTTGAAGAAGGAATTCATTCTTTATTAACGAGTAATAAAGATGTTACATTTATGTCGCCTGAAATTGAAAAGCTATTAACAACGATTAATATGAAACAGCCAGAACTACTCCTTCCCTTTTACCATCAGTTAGTGGAAAGGTTAGTTCAAAAAAAATCACGAGTACATTATGAAGAAGCAACGTATTTCATAAAAAGATTAAAACCCATTTATGAAAAAATAAATATGAGACAAACATTTGACACTTATTTAAAAGGACTTAAAAAGAGATTTAAAACTTTTCGTGCATTTATTCAGGAGTTGAACAAAATTGATTATTAGTTACAACCCAAACCCAATTATCATTCATGCTGGTCTTTTGAAAAAGAAATCAGGTTATTGTATCTTTATTTGGGGAGAACAAAAAAAACACAAAAAATATATTGATATAGAGCCATTTAAATATCCATTTCAATATTCGCCTTTCGAGTTAAAATTATCCCTATTTCGTGGGCACCCAGCCTCTTTTTATGGAACGTTTATCGAAACAACCGAATGTCATATTCAAGTCCCTTTAGACAATCGGCTATTTTATAGTTTAGCTGGTAATGTACCCGTGTATCATGTTCCAGCTACACATGAAAAACATCTTTTTCCGATCCAAGGCTTAGAGATTTCACTTAAAGAAATTTATCAGTATAGTTCTACTTTACTTCAAATAAATGGTGATTCTGAGCGAGTTTTGGCTGATGATTTTTTGTTTATTCAAAAGCTATTAGCTGCTCTTTTAGATGAACTTAAACATGGTGAAATTATTCCTAGTCAAAATGGTGGTTGGGACCTTCCGCGTTTCTCGTTTAAACAATGGCACAAATCAGCGCCCGCATCATTTTTAGCACTTTCCCCTACTAATAACTCTTTTTTAGATAAAGAGGTGGAGAAAAGTTCTTTAAGAGACTTCTCGATAGCTTTAATCACTACCTATATTACCGATTTTCTGCAGACAGACACTGGAATTATCAATGCCTTTGACAAGCTTCAACAAAACCAACCAAAAGTAGTTAACAACTTATTAACTGGGCTCCAAGAAGATAAGCCAGTCTCACAATCATCAGAATCCTATCACCATTTATTGGAAAATATTGGGGCAATTGAAGTTGCTCCATTTAAGCTTGGCATGAGAGTTGAAGATCAAAAAGATCGAGATAAATGGCAGTTAACGCTGTTTATACTAGATCGTAGTGACGCTTCTTTAATGATCGATGTCAGTGAGTTGCTATTAGGTCAGCACCCTTGGCGTGATAACCCAGTAACATTTTTTAATAATGCTTTAACAAAAGCAAAAAAACAAATTAACGGGTTAGAGCAATTTTCATTAACGACTCCTTCTATTCAAGTTTCAGTTGACGACGCATATAAACTCCTAACTGAAAACGAAATCGATTTTCAACAATTAGGAATCACAATACTTGTTCCAAGCTGGTGGCAAAAAAGAGAGGATAACTTCTCCGTCATACTAAAACAAAAAGAATTAGAAAATACTAGCTATTCTAGTGATCCGATTTTGAATTGGCAGGAAATCGCTCAGTTTGATTATGCAGTGTCTGTTGGTGGCGTTACTATTTCTGATGAAGAATTTCAGGAGCTCGTCAATCATAAGCGACCTATTGTGAAAGTTAGAGGTAAGTGGGTTTTCTGGGACGCCCGAACAGCAGAACAAATTCAATCAAAAATAAATTCTTTTAAAGGAAATAGCAAGTTAACATATATGCAAGCATACCAACTTCAGCAGCAAAATGATGCGGATAATACTATTCAATGGCAAACCCATTGGAATAACAAAATTAAAGACTTACTAGGCCAGTTAACTGATCATAATTGGGATAAATTCCCAGTTCCCGAATCACTTAATGGGACACTTCGTCCTTATCAGCATGACGGCTATTCATGGCTTTTAAATATGAGAAAAGTTGGCTTTGGGGCCTGTTTAGCTGATGATATGGGATTAGGAAAAACAATTCAAACAATCTCTTATCTGCTAGCTGTAAAAGAAGCGAATCAAGAAACATTATCCAACCCGTTTTTACTAATTTGTCCTACTTCATTAATTGGTAACTGGGAGCACGAACTTCAGTTATTTGCCCCTTCTTTAAAAGTATATGTTCATCACGGTACTGCTCGCTCTAGTCAATCAAAACTAGAAAAAGGGATAGATGATCTTGATATTATCATAACTTCTTATTCCTTAGCTGTTCGAGATCAAGATTTATGGACAAATAGAACATGGGCTGGACTAATTTTAGATGAAGCTCAACACGTGAAAAATATTGAAACGAAACAACGAAGAAGTATTAAGCAAATTGATGCTATGCATCGGATTGCTTTAACAGGAACACCTATTGAAAATCGTGTCAAAGAACTTTGGTCGATTATTGATTTGCTTAACAATCATTTTCTTGGATCTTATCAACAATTTTACAGAAGTTATATTAAAGAAATTGAAGGAACTGAGCAAAATAAAGAAAAACTAAACGAGCTCAGTACGATTATTTCACCTTTTTTACTGAGAAGAACAAAGAAAGACAAACAGGTCCACTTGCAGCTACCAAACAAAACAGAAATCATCCATCGTGTCGGTTTAACTGTTGAACAGGCAAGCTTGTATCAAGCCGTTATTAATGACCTTTTTGATCGAATTAATATCGTTTCAGAAATGGAACGAAGAGCCTTAATCTTAAGTAGTTTAACAAGACTCAAACAAATTTGTAACCATCCTGCTCACTATTTAAAAGACGGTGGTGAGCTTGAAGAACGTTCTGAGAAATGGGATAAGCTAATGTTATTAGCAGAGATGATTGCTGATAATGGCGAAAAAGCGCTGATTTTCACTCAATACAGACAAATGGGTGAGCTAATTAAAAAGGGATTTGAAGCAAGATTTAACACTGAAATCCCATTTTTACACGGAAGTTTACAGCGCCATAAACGCGAGGAGCTTATCTGGGAATTTTCTAATACAGATGCGCCGTTTTTTATTCTCTCACTTAAAGCTGGTGGGGTCGGGCTTAACTTAACTGCAGCTACTCATGTGATCCATTATGATCGTTGGTGGAACCCTGCTGTCGAAAATCAAGCAACAGACAGAGCATACCGGATCGGTCAAACAGAAGACGTTACCGTTCATAAACTTTTAACAAATGGCACTTTAGAAGAAAAAATCCAGATAATGCTTGAAAGGAAGCAGGCATTATCTGATCAAATTCTAAATACAAATGAAAACAAATTATCTGAACTAACAACTGGCGAATTAGAGCAGTTTTTAAAGTTACGATCATCTAGTTTAGCTTAGAAAAGCGTGGGTTGCCGCTTAATGGTAAAACCGATGGTGGCCTGGACGGTTCAGTTAAGGACTGAAGTGGTCAGCCTATGGCACTTTGAGCGAGATAAAGTGCCATGGGAGATTCGATAAATGGGGGAGATGATTAAATGGGAAAAGGACAATTACCAAACCTATTTCAAGATTATTGGATGATGCAAACAAAGCTTCCAAAACAAGATGCTCCTTCCAATAAAGAAAATTTAAGTGAAGATTGGAATGACTTTTTAAACGTAATCAAAAAACGAATTGAAGAAGATATATAAAAAGAAAAAATAACGGTAATGTTGGCTTTTGGGAAAGGTAAGTCAAAAGACCTTAAGTTAGTAGATCTATCTTTTGACATTTATCTTTTCCTTTCCAACATTCCAACTTTCCTCTTTTGCTTCACTTATTTTTAGTTTTCTTTCCGAAACATCCCATAAATACCTGCTGTTTCAACAATATTAGTAAAAGCACGATCATCAACCGCACTTATTATTTTTTTTAGATTATATAACTCATATCGTGTAATCACAATCATCAACATTTCTTTTTCTTCTTTAGAATAGCCTCCTTTAGCTGGAATTCTCGTAATTCCCCTTGTAAGTTTTTCGTGGATAGCCTTCTGCATTTCATCTGCTTTGCTTGTAACAATCATTGCTGTTAACTTTACATGACGCGTATGAATTGAATCGATAATTCTTGACGTAACATATAAGGTGACTAATGTATATAATGCTTTTTCCCAATCCAGGATGAGACCCGCTGT harbors:
- a CDS encoding DEAD/DEAH box helicase; translation: MIISYNPNPIIIHAGLLKKKSGYCIFIWGEQKKHKKYIDIEPFKYPFQYSPFELKLSLFRGHPASFYGTFIETTECHIQVPLDNRLFYSLAGNVPVYHVPATHEKHLFPIQGLEISLKEIYQYSSTLLQINGDSERVLADDFLFIQKLLAALLDELKHGEIIPSQNGGWDLPRFSFKQWHKSAPASFLALSPTNNSFLDKEVEKSSLRDFSIALITTYITDFLQTDTGIINAFDKLQQNQPKVVNNLLTGLQEDKPVSQSSESYHHLLENIGAIEVAPFKLGMRVEDQKDRDKWQLTLFILDRSDASLMIDVSELLLGQHPWRDNPVTFFNNALTKAKKQINGLEQFSLTTPSIQVSVDDAYKLLTENEIDFQQLGITILVPSWWQKREDNFSVILKQKELENTSYSSDPILNWQEIAQFDYAVSVGGVTISDEEFQELVNHKRPIVKVRGKWVFWDARTAEQIQSKINSFKGNSKLTYMQAYQLQQQNDADNTIQWQTHWNNKIKDLLGQLTDHNWDKFPVPESLNGTLRPYQHDGYSWLLNMRKVGFGACLADDMGLGKTIQTISYLLAVKEANQETLSNPFLLICPTSLIGNWEHELQLFAPSLKVYVHHGTARSSQSKLEKGIDDLDIIITSYSLAVRDQDLWTNRTWAGLILDEAQHVKNIETKQRRSIKQIDAMHRIALTGTPIENRVKELWSIIDLLNNHFLGSYQQFYRSYIKEIEGTEQNKEKLNELSTIISPFLLRRTKKDKQVHLQLPNKTEIIHRVGLTVEQASLYQAVINDLFDRINIVSEMERRALILSSLTRLKQICNHPAHYLKDGGELEERSEKWDKLMLLAEMIADNGEKALIFTQYRQMGELIKKGFEARFNTEIPFLHGSLQRHKREELIWEFSNTDAPFFILSLKAGGVGLNLTAATHVIHYDRWWNPAVENQATDRAYRIGQTEDVTVHKLLTNGTLEEKIQIMLERKQALSDQILNTNENKLSELTTGELEQFLKLRSSSLA
- a CDS encoding hemerythrin domain-containing protein codes for the protein MNQNSPCSAAFGDPQNINYCAPLKQLINEHPSLLAKLAEFNEMVATFEVEDSTNDWNQAIDQLHEKVTLFISELEPHSNREEEVLFEMMVKYMGREGGPIAVMEYEHATAKLNLKEFIDKVAVIKAEQSSASKETALELFRHIKIVYLTLTEHFMKEESILFPMAEQMLSAEEKQELADQFAKMP
- a CDS encoding AzlC family ABC transporter permease, which codes for MFFSATLQSHKSDFRKGIIAGISIALGYLPVALTFGFIAETTGLSLLETIGMSAFVFAGAAQYMSLSLLAVGTGALEIIFTTFIINIRHLLMSTAISEKAEQDHPLIKAIYAFGITDEVFAVTSTKEGKLTSLYIGGVALIAYSSWVINSGIGYVIGTSLPQTLQQSMSIALYALFIALLVPSLKKHRKIIFLAVLAAILNSILTLFIPSGWAIIIATLASAILIEFLYDKKQNPYENQQSSNNKNKESN
- a CDS encoding ABC transporter ATP-binding protein, with protein sequence MAILTVENVSLQFGGVKALNDVSYRIEEGEIFSLIGPNGAGKTSMLNCISGLYRPTNGSIKFQGKEILTMKPYNRTGLGISRAFQNIALFAHMSVLDNLKLGRHILMKSGLVAGGLYWGSAQKEEVEHRRAVEEVIEFLEMEDIRNVPVGTLPYGRQKQVEVGRALALNPKMILLDEPMAGMNSTEKEDMARYIIDMHEIKGMTVVLIEHDMGVIMDLSDHIAVLDFGKLIGFGTPEEIQNNPEVIKAYLGEEETG
- a CDS encoding AzlD domain-containing protein, producing the protein MISNPMLIIILGMAIVTYIPRVLPLVTINGKEVSPKVKAVLQNVPYAALGALIFPGILFIQDDIWFGIIGGLTAFIVALLGANIIIVVISAITVLTLYSFLI
- a CDS encoding DUF1360 domain-containing protein is translated as MIEISWMIFIMIILASYRFTHLIVFDKITEFIRKPFLKKKMIIEDGHAKIKKAPDSKFGYLLNCYWCAGIWSAIFFGLGYILYPNYFIPAIFIFAIAGAQTIIETFVGVGTKTIHALDKHGKN
- a CDS encoding cytochrome c peroxidase, whose amino-acid sequence is MKKSLLSSLLVFILSLGLVACSSNTATEPNEPEKPTETPEVDTVGEVNELDVVIDKLLSNNALVPLGDIPIPEGSSMASEKLELGQILYFDHRLSGNDERSCMTCHVPEVGYGDGRATFETFDGGDGPRNSPTIINSGYYTTNFWDGRAASLEEQALGPIEDPGEMNMPLEVLIPKLKAIDGYEALFLAAGFEDGITAENIGKALASFQRQIVIKDTPYDKFLQGDRDALSDAEVRGLDLFAGKAACINCHQGENLSDNQFHNIGIERTDNPKKEGRMAVTGSASDDGSYRTTGLYGLTHTAPYMIDGSIRTLEEVIDYYDRGGDNHANKSALIGELDLSDTEKADLLAFLQVLGGEPPMFSKPSLPGIE